The Gemmata palustris genome includes a region encoding these proteins:
- a CDS encoding ubiquitin-like small modifier protein 1, giving the protein MAIKIQIPTPMREQSGGKAEVEVTGATVKAALEDLLRQYPAMGPKLFDNGKIRPYINVFLNDEDIRYLDEMDTAVTDGVVLALIPAVAGG; this is encoded by the coding sequence ATGGCGATCAAGATCCAGATCCCGACGCCGATGCGCGAGCAGTCGGGCGGCAAGGCGGAAGTCGAAGTCACCGGCGCGACGGTCAAGGCCGCGCTCGAAGACCTGCTCCGCCAGTACCCCGCGATGGGGCCGAAGCTGTTCGATAACGGCAAAATTCGCCCCTACATCAACGTGTTCCTCAATGATGAGGACATCCGCTACCTCGACGAGATGGACACCGCGGTCACGGACGGCGTCGTTCTCGCGCTGATCCCGGCCGTCGCGGGCGGGTGA